A region of Pyxidicoccus parkwaysis DNA encodes the following proteins:
- a CDS encoding thioredoxin domain-containing protein, with protein MHRVPPWALLLLTAASACHPAPSRGLVRPGTPARVDIVQARDKGLEQGFQWEPWGPEAFARAKREGRYILVDGAAEWCHWCHVMDETTYRDAEVGQLLRERFVTIRVDVDARPDLAERWVDYGWPATILLTPEAEEVGKYRGYLPPERLRPLLQQVEAVSREARESSGAHVVDVPATPALLSWVAARTVLALDGWYDAREGGWGDFQKLPLGGNTEFEVRQAARGDAEARKRVAFTLERQRAVLDPVWGGVYQYSAGKDWTDPHFEKLMVMQAPNLEAYARAWALTRDAALLADARGIARYMETFLGAPDGTFFTNQDADVGAHDRSIPFVDGHVYYAKDDAGRRALGLPWVDSHVYARENGLAISALVTMHEVTGEAAPLERARRAMDVLLGSHVDGGAVWREKGTHSGPRFLADAAALGRALAVLARVTGDARYREAAEQVARKMMLDFAGAEGGALHEMTPDPDAVGVFARRERPFLHNVAAARFLAALHVLTGDAAWRERGREVLASVATPKTLADQGRMLGDFLLAADELGVVPWSEPVVRRPTSLR; from the coding sequence ATGCACCGCGTCCCACCATGGGCCCTCCTGCTGCTGACCGCCGCGTCCGCCTGTCACCCCGCCCCTTCGCGGGGCCTCGTCCGGCCCGGCACACCCGCGCGCGTGGACATCGTCCAGGCCCGGGACAAGGGACTGGAGCAGGGATTCCAGTGGGAACCGTGGGGCCCGGAGGCCTTCGCGAGGGCGAAGCGCGAGGGGCGATACATCCTCGTCGATGGCGCTGCGGAGTGGTGCCACTGGTGCCACGTCATGGACGAGACGACGTACCGCGACGCGGAGGTGGGCCAACTGCTGCGCGAGCGCTTCGTCACCATCCGCGTGGACGTGGACGCGCGCCCCGACCTCGCCGAGCGTTGGGTGGACTACGGCTGGCCCGCCACCATCCTGCTGACGCCGGAAGCGGAGGAGGTCGGCAAGTATCGCGGCTACCTGCCGCCGGAGCGGTTGAGGCCCCTGCTCCAGCAAGTGGAGGCGGTGTCACGCGAGGCCCGTGAGTCCTCGGGAGCGCACGTCGTCGACGTGCCGGCGACGCCTGCATTGCTGTCCTGGGTGGCGGCGCGCACGGTGCTCGCGCTGGACGGCTGGTACGACGCGCGAGAGGGCGGCTGGGGCGACTTCCAGAAGTTGCCACTGGGTGGCAATACCGAATTCGAGGTGCGCCAGGCCGCACGAGGGGACGCCGAGGCACGCAAACGAGTGGCCTTCACGCTGGAGCGCCAGCGCGCGGTGCTGGACCCGGTGTGGGGCGGAGTCTACCAGTACTCGGCCGGGAAGGACTGGACGGACCCGCACTTCGAGAAGCTGATGGTGATGCAGGCGCCGAACCTGGAGGCGTATGCGCGGGCCTGGGCCCTGACTCGCGACGCGGCGCTGCTCGCGGATGCGCGAGGGATTGCGCGCTACATGGAGACCTTCCTCGGCGCTCCGGATGGGACGTTCTTCACCAACCAGGACGCGGACGTGGGGGCGCATGACCGGAGCATCCCCTTCGTGGACGGGCACGTGTACTACGCGAAGGACGACGCGGGCCGCCGCGCGCTGGGCCTGCCGTGGGTGGACTCGCACGTGTATGCGCGGGAGAACGGACTGGCCATCTCCGCCCTCGTGACGATGCACGAGGTGACGGGTGAGGCGGCGCCGCTGGAGCGTGCGCGCCGGGCCATGGATGTGTTGCTTGGCAGCCACGTGGATGGGGGCGCGGTGTGGCGCGAGAAGGGCACGCACTCGGGGCCGCGCTTCCTCGCGGATGCTGCGGCGCTTGGCCGGGCGCTGGCGGTGCTGGCCCGGGTGACGGGCGACGCGCGCTACCGCGAGGCCGCGGAGCAGGTGGCCCGGAAGATGATGTTGGACTTCGCCGGTGCGGAGGGCGGCGCGCTCCACGAGATGACGCCGGACCCGGATGCCGTCGGGGTCTTCGCTCGGAGGGAGCGCCCGTTCCTCCACAACGTCGCGGCGGCGCGCTTCCTCGCGGCGCTGCACGTGCTCACAGGGGATGCGGCGTGGCGAGAGCGCGGGCGTGAAGTGCTTGCCTCGGTGGCCACGCCGAAGACGCTGGCCGACCAGGGCCGGATGCTGGGTGACTTCCTCCTCGCGGCGGACGAACTGGGCGTGGTGCCCTGGTCCGAGCCCGTGGTTCGGCGGCCCACTTCGCTTCGCTGA
- a CDS encoding glutathione S-transferase family protein produces the protein MKLYGHPMSTCTRKVLTTLAEKGQEAQFVLVDLAKGEQKQPAHLARQPFGVIPAFEDDGTMFYESRAIMRYLDRKLPGTALTPTNPRAYGLMEQYISVEQSYFSPSAMKVIMERFFKPHMGGGAPDEAKVAEGLKGVERVFGIIDPVLGKQQYLAGDSFSLAEVSWMPYMDYFAMAGGADLINQHKNVAAWWSRVSSRPSWKKVTGK, from the coding sequence ATGAAGCTGTACGGCCACCCGATGAGCACCTGTACGCGCAAGGTCCTCACCACCCTGGCGGAGAAGGGCCAGGAGGCCCAGTTCGTCCTCGTGGACCTCGCGAAGGGAGAGCAGAAGCAGCCGGCGCACCTGGCGCGCCAGCCGTTCGGTGTCATCCCCGCGTTCGAGGACGACGGCACCATGTTCTACGAGTCGCGCGCCATCATGCGCTACCTGGACCGCAAGCTGCCGGGGACGGCGCTGACGCCGACGAACCCGCGCGCGTACGGGCTGATGGAGCAGTACATCAGCGTGGAGCAGTCGTACTTCAGCCCCTCGGCGATGAAGGTCATCATGGAGCGCTTCTTCAAGCCGCACATGGGCGGCGGCGCGCCGGACGAGGCGAAGGTGGCGGAAGGCCTGAAGGGCGTGGAGCGGGTGTTCGGCATCATCGACCCGGTGCTGGGCAAGCAGCAGTACCTCGCGGGTGACAGCTTCTCCCTCGCCGAGGTGTCGTGGATGCCGTACATGGACTACTTCGCGATGGCCGGCGGCGCGGACCTCATCAACCAGCACAAGAACGTGGCGGCGTGGTGGAGCCGCGTCAGCAGCCGCCCGTCCTGGAAGAAGGTCACGGGCAAGTAG
- a CDS encoding RluA family pseudouridine synthase — translation MKRRTFRAEGAVVGRAVADAVASELGIPAEEARKLVDVGAVYIAGRRSRDAKVKLTAGQVVMVVLEEGGQSALAGSAPAPALRVLHEDADVIAVDKPAGLTAQPTEGRVGDSLVDLVSAHLGREAGLVHRLDRETSGVTVFGKTAEATSALAGEFREGTARKRYVAATGPGLPPSGTVDLPLSKDPSRPGRWRATRAANGVPALTHFRTLYSGPEFCVVELLPQTGRTHQLRAHLTALGAPILGDARYGGAKRAGGVEAPRCLLHAQALELGHPRTRKVLRVEAPVPEDLMRFFMAAGVAVPQGPIEVK, via the coding sequence GTGAAGCGAAGGACGTTCCGCGCGGAGGGCGCGGTGGTGGGGCGGGCCGTGGCGGACGCGGTGGCTTCCGAGCTGGGCATTCCGGCGGAGGAGGCGCGCAAGCTCGTGGACGTGGGCGCGGTGTACATCGCCGGGCGGCGGAGCCGGGACGCGAAGGTGAAGCTCACCGCAGGGCAGGTGGTGATGGTGGTGCTGGAGGAGGGCGGGCAGAGCGCCCTGGCTGGGTCTGCTCCGGCGCCGGCACTGCGCGTGCTTCACGAGGACGCGGACGTCATCGCCGTGGACAAGCCGGCGGGGCTGACGGCGCAGCCCACGGAAGGGCGCGTGGGTGACAGTCTGGTGGACCTCGTGAGCGCGCACCTGGGCCGCGAGGCGGGGTTGGTGCACCGGCTGGACCGCGAGACGTCCGGCGTCACGGTGTTCGGCAAGACGGCGGAGGCCACGTCCGCGCTCGCCGGGGAGTTCCGCGAGGGGACTGCGCGCAAAAGGTATGTCGCGGCTACGGGGCCGGGGCTGCCTCCCTCGGGGACGGTGGACCTGCCGCTGTCGAAGGACCCGTCGCGTCCCGGGCGCTGGCGGGCCACTCGCGCGGCCAACGGTGTGCCCGCGCTGACGCACTTCCGCACGCTCTATTCGGGCCCGGAGTTCTGCGTGGTGGAACTGCTGCCGCAGACGGGCCGCACGCATCAGCTCCGCGCGCACCTGACGGCGCTCGGCGCGCCGATTCTCGGGGACGCGCGCTATGGCGGGGCGAAGCGGGCCGGAGGCGTGGAGGCGCCTCGGTGTCTGCTGCATGCGCAGGCGCTGGAGCTGGGACATCCGCGCACGAGGAAGGTGCTGCGCGTGGAGGCGCCGGTGCCGGAAGACTTGATGCGCTTCTTCATGGCGGCGGGGGTCGCGGTTCCGCAGGGGCCCATCGAAGTGAAGTGA
- a CDS encoding tetratricopeptide repeat protein: MRAEALTRLAEVMETELQDPAGAARMYREIVELTGDRAALREQVRLLTTRGDASLVRRALDEAIQRARTARARAGALLTRGERWLHMNEPRKARSDFEAAEALVPGMLPVLAGLLRCVSAPERPAIAERLRIALAAAPRRALDRLEGLRMLAQAAEESLGDLLMAQWAWTEVLAESPDSEQARTQLLALARKLGDPKALGQLLRAQLAHEARGPAARQARLELVATLDALGDEDGALNELRQAVRYEPGHKEAWLLLVDRLSARGNTGEAAWALEHAATATEDEEEREQTWERLAKLWRDVLRNPERAQVFARRAESLRQAREERELPPPEPPRSATPRREPSGPKSPLVPAPPTLSLTPSGIAALANEVTSNTDVGSVPSVEAPPASKEEAGAKGRKAEEAAPKTSARARGKAERASAPARGKKAQSKGEPESREERAVAPSAEKAGAASRRSERASSPQAEQRASAAPSSGSPAVSSARDEQRGAASVPASSPQPVPPSRSEQRASSAPASGSPATPSVRDEQRGAASVPAASAQPVPPSRAEQRASPAPASPSTRPEPRAPAPAGAPPAASPPAAPPARTEQRPAPASPSARAEPRVTAAKDADPASKPRGPASRRDKGASPPKPPVLIPDDEPSVMATRALGFNSPRAEKATALEDEESMDLGSAPVADTRVISWEAPPGRMDPVRRIIRSRPEGTVSVPAPARPAPAKPPEPAPRAGPGAAETREAPVVSEPSPDTEPNFFRHLRERPLDPNPYRESAEYFDSRKDSGRATLMREIADALEGRETPTPQRPQRPPLTSEERAGLRHPGLRTPSGELLAFTGLALCRLFPAQGRAAGTSEPLRATSGPGAPAVLDSLHAAARVLDVHLPELVLAEDEGPPFTAVHVGQPRLLVGRLAVQQPPSAAELRFHAGRALLSLSPDLLALRALKGGQLLRALAVLSTILKDPRASSPEARVVRESLSPRALERAVALLDPGTRDFNSSSLADAARDSANRAGLVACGGVGPALAVLRARHNPDAEVVELLRFAASERYLELRSPR; this comes from the coding sequence GTGCGCGCCGAGGCACTCACGCGCCTCGCGGAGGTGATGGAGACCGAGCTCCAGGACCCCGCCGGCGCCGCGCGCATGTACCGGGAAATCGTCGAGCTGACCGGCGACCGCGCCGCGCTCCGTGAGCAGGTGCGGCTGTTGACCACGCGGGGCGATGCGTCCCTGGTGCGGCGGGCGCTCGACGAGGCCATCCAGCGGGCCCGCACGGCGCGGGCTCGCGCGGGAGCGCTGCTGACGCGCGGAGAGCGCTGGCTCCACATGAACGAGCCTCGCAAGGCGCGCTCGGACTTCGAAGCAGCGGAGGCGCTCGTGCCGGGGATGTTGCCCGTGCTCGCGGGGCTCCTGCGCTGTGTCTCCGCGCCGGAGCGCCCCGCCATCGCCGAGCGGCTGCGAATCGCGCTGGCCGCCGCGCCGCGCCGGGCGCTGGACAGGCTCGAGGGGCTGCGCATGCTCGCGCAGGCCGCGGAGGAGTCGCTGGGCGACCTGCTCATGGCGCAGTGGGCCTGGACCGAGGTGCTCGCGGAGAGCCCCGACAGCGAGCAGGCCCGAACCCAGTTGCTGGCGCTTGCGCGGAAGCTGGGAGACCCGAAGGCGCTCGGCCAGCTCCTCCGAGCGCAGCTCGCCCACGAGGCGCGAGGCCCCGCCGCGCGTCAGGCCCGGCTGGAGCTGGTGGCCACGCTGGACGCGCTCGGTGACGAGGACGGTGCGCTGAACGAGTTGCGGCAGGCGGTGCGCTACGAGCCCGGCCACAAGGAGGCGTGGCTGCTGCTGGTGGACCGTCTCTCCGCGCGCGGGAACACGGGCGAGGCCGCGTGGGCGCTGGAGCATGCGGCCACGGCAACGGAAGACGAAGAGGAGCGCGAGCAGACCTGGGAGCGGCTCGCGAAGCTGTGGCGGGACGTGCTGCGCAACCCCGAGCGTGCACAGGTCTTCGCGCGTCGTGCGGAGAGCCTGAGACAGGCGCGCGAGGAGCGGGAGCTTCCGCCACCTGAGCCGCCCCGCAGCGCCACGCCCCGCCGTGAGCCGAGCGGGCCGAAGTCGCCGCTCGTCCCGGCTCCCCCGACGTTGTCGCTCACGCCCTCGGGCATCGCGGCGCTCGCCAACGAGGTCACCTCCAACACGGATGTCGGCTCCGTGCCCTCCGTCGAAGCACCGCCTGCCAGCAAGGAGGAAGCCGGAGCGAAGGGTCGCAAGGCAGAAGAGGCCGCGCCGAAGACATCTGCTCGTGCGAGAGGCAAGGCCGAGCGGGCCTCGGCGCCTGCCAGAGGGAAGAAGGCTCAGTCCAAGGGAGAGCCCGAGTCGCGCGAGGAGCGCGCCGTGGCTCCGTCCGCCGAGAAGGCGGGGGCTGCGTCGCGACGGAGTGAACGCGCGTCCTCGCCGCAGGCCGAACAGCGTGCGTCTGCTGCTCCCTCCTCGGGCTCACCAGCAGTTTCGTCCGCCCGTGATGAGCAACGCGGTGCTGCGTCGGTTCCCGCATCGAGTCCGCAACCGGTGCCGCCCAGTCGCTCTGAACAGCGTGCTTCCTCGGCTCCTGCATCGGGCTCACCAGCCACCCCGTCTGTCCGTGACGAGCAACGCGGCGCCGCATCGGTTCCCGCCGCGAGTGCGCAGCCGGTGCCACCCAGTCGCGCCGAACAGCGCGCATCCCCCGCGCCCGCCTCGCCGTCGACACGCCCTGAGCCTCGTGCCCCCGCGCCAGCTGGCGCACCTCCCGCTGCGAGCCCACCGGCCGCGCCGCCCGCCCGCACCGAGCAACGTCCCGCGCCCGCGAGCCCGTCCGCTCGCGCGGAGCCGCGCGTCACCGCCGCGAAAGACGCCGACCCCGCGTCGAAGCCTCGCGGCCCCGCCTCACGCAGGGACAAGGGCGCCTCGCCACCGAAGCCTCCTGTGCTCATCCCCGACGACGAGCCCTCCGTCATGGCGACCCGGGCCCTCGGCTTCAACAGCCCCCGCGCCGAGAAGGCCACGGCCCTCGAGGATGAAGAGTCGATGGACCTGGGCTCCGCCCCCGTCGCCGACACGCGCGTCATCTCCTGGGAAGCGCCTCCCGGCCGCATGGACCCGGTGCGCCGCATCATCCGCTCGCGCCCGGAAGGCACCGTCTCCGTGCCCGCCCCGGCCCGCCCGGCCCCCGCGAAGCCTCCCGAGCCCGCGCCCCGCGCCGGCCCCGGCGCCGCCGAGACGCGCGAGGCCCCCGTCGTCTCCGAGCCGTCCCCCGACACCGAGCCCAACTTCTTCCGGCACCTCCGCGAGCGCCCGCTCGACCCGAATCCCTACCGCGAGTCCGCGGAGTACTTCGACAGCCGCAAGGACTCCGGCCGCGCCACGCTGATGCGCGAAATCGCCGACGCGCTCGAAGGTCGCGAGACGCCCACGCCTCAGCGCCCGCAGCGTCCGCCGCTCACCTCCGAGGAGCGCGCCGGCCTGCGCCACCCCGGCCTCCGCACGCCCTCGGGCGAGCTGCTCGCCTTCACCGGCCTCGCGCTCTGCCGCCTCTTCCCCGCGCAGGGCCGCGCCGCCGGCACCTCCGAGCCCCTGCGCGCCACCTCCGGCCCCGGCGCACCCGCCGTCCTCGACTCGCTCCACGCCGCCGCGCGCGTGCTCGACGTGCACCTGCCCGAGCTCGTCCTCGCCGAGGACGAGGGCCCGCCCTTCACCGCCGTCCACGTGGGCCAGCCGCGCCTGCTCGTGGGCCGGCTCGCGGTGCAGCAGCCTCCGTCCGCCGCCGAGCTGCGCTTCCACGCGGGCCGCGCGCTGCTGTCGCTGTCCCCAGATTTGCTCGCCCTGCGCGCGCTCAAGGGCGGCCAGCTCCTGCGCGCCCTGGCCGTGCTGTCCACCATCCTCAAGGACCCTCGCGCCTCCAGCCCCGAGGCCCGCGTGGTGCGCGAGTCTCTCTCACCGCGAGCCCTGGAGCGCGCCGTCGCCCTGCTGGACCCCGGCACGCGCGACTTCAATTCCTCCTCGCTCGCGGACGCGGCGCGTGACTCCGCCAACCGCGCGGGGCTCGTCGCATGCGGCGGCGTGGGCCCGGCGCTCGCCGTGCTGCGCGCGCGCCACAACCCGGATGCGGAAGTGGTGGAGTTGCTGCGCTTCGCCGCGTCCGAGCGCTACCTCGAGCTGCGCTCGCCGCGCTGA
- the priA gene encoding replication restart helicase PriA, translating into MEQQALWDDTQAPPKQASPTRGSKAVRTSGTRSRRELSEPEGAATVGAAVSPPVLASIAVGRPVRGEFTYSVPDALAGQLSPGQRVLVPFGRGTALGFYLGPANPPSDEGVKLKPIQRVLEDSPSLPKDLIALLRFAAVHYRYPLGEVIRGALPPGLSKAVDEKEARPDVQLFAVALVNEVPPELHRAPAQSAALAYLLAVGGRAPLEEVSHAIPGARETLKKLATRGMARIEEKTLEAGVKDGLMQGRPERLTPEQDASVTELRGALDTGEFQPFLLHGVTGSGKTEVYLRAAEHALSLGKGSLILVPEIALTPQLVGRFRSRFGSEVAVLHSALKDRERLFHWQALRRGDVKIAVGVRSAVFAPVDNLGLIVVDEEHDPSFKQEEKLRYQARDLAVVRGKQAGAVVVLGSATPSLETLENVRRGRYRLLELKNRVDDRPMPTIELVDLRVERPREGVVTEEAPILSPPLLTAMEETIGRGQQVILFLNRRGHSTVLLCEVCGLSLKCSDCDVCLTHHRSQNRVVCHYCGLAMPVPDRCGECTGPMLKLGIGTEKVEAEVLERIPTARVARLDRDSATSAERLTEMLASFARREIDVLVGTQMVAKGHDFPGVTLVCVVMADTSLAIPDFRAAERTFHLLTQVSGRAGRGKDPGRVLVQTYNPDAEPVKRVLAHDFDGFAKQELEWRKALAYPPYSRMAAVRLEGEHPEQVASVARHLGNLVSRHMPPASAGVRLLGPALAPISRIRGKTRWQLLVKGPTHAALAPLLGRLEAALADVPNGVKVVIDVDPGAML; encoded by the coding sequence ATGGAGCAACAAGCCTTGTGGGACGACACGCAGGCGCCGCCGAAGCAGGCGTCCCCCACCCGGGGTTCCAAGGCCGTGCGCACCTCCGGTACGAGGAGCCGCCGGGAACTGTCCGAGCCCGAAGGCGCCGCTACAGTGGGCGCCGCAGTGAGCCCTCCCGTCCTGGCCTCCATCGCCGTTGGCCGCCCCGTCCGGGGCGAGTTCACCTATTCGGTGCCGGACGCGCTCGCCGGCCAGCTGTCGCCGGGCCAGCGCGTGCTGGTGCCCTTCGGCCGGGGCACCGCGCTGGGCTTCTACCTCGGGCCCGCCAACCCTCCCTCCGACGAGGGCGTGAAGCTCAAGCCCATCCAGCGCGTGCTGGAGGACTCGCCCTCGCTGCCGAAGGACCTCATCGCCCTGCTGCGCTTCGCGGCCGTGCACTACCGCTACCCGCTGGGCGAGGTCATCCGAGGCGCGCTGCCCCCCGGTCTGTCCAAGGCCGTGGACGAGAAGGAAGCCAGGCCCGACGTGCAGCTCTTCGCGGTGGCCCTCGTCAACGAGGTGCCCCCGGAACTACACCGCGCCCCCGCGCAGTCCGCCGCGCTCGCCTACCTGCTGGCCGTGGGAGGGCGCGCGCCGCTGGAGGAAGTCAGCCACGCGATTCCGGGCGCCCGCGAGACGCTGAAGAAGCTCGCCACGCGCGGCATGGCGCGGATTGAAGAGAAGACGCTGGAGGCCGGCGTGAAGGACGGCCTCATGCAGGGCCGCCCCGAGCGCCTCACCCCGGAGCAGGACGCCTCCGTCACCGAGCTGCGCGGTGCCCTCGACACGGGCGAGTTCCAGCCGTTCCTCCTGCACGGCGTCACCGGCAGCGGGAAGACGGAGGTGTACCTGCGCGCGGCGGAGCATGCGCTGTCGCTCGGCAAGGGCAGCCTGATTCTGGTGCCGGAAATCGCGCTGACGCCGCAGCTCGTGGGCCGCTTCCGCAGCCGCTTCGGCTCGGAAGTCGCGGTGCTGCACTCGGCGCTGAAGGACCGCGAGCGCCTCTTCCACTGGCAGGCGCTGCGCCGGGGCGACGTGAAGATTGCCGTCGGCGTGCGCTCGGCCGTCTTCGCTCCGGTGGACAACCTGGGGCTCATCGTCGTGGACGAGGAGCACGACCCGTCCTTCAAGCAGGAGGAGAAGCTGCGCTACCAGGCCCGGGATTTGGCCGTGGTGCGCGGCAAGCAGGCCGGCGCGGTGGTGGTGCTGGGCTCGGCCACGCCTTCGCTGGAGACGCTGGAGAACGTGCGGCGCGGGCGCTACCGGTTGCTGGAGCTGAAGAACCGGGTGGATGACCGGCCCATGCCCACGATTGAGCTGGTGGACCTGCGCGTGGAGCGTCCGCGCGAGGGCGTGGTGACGGAGGAGGCGCCCATCCTCAGCCCGCCGCTGCTGACGGCGATGGAGGAGACGATTGGCCGCGGGCAGCAGGTCATCCTCTTCCTCAACCGGCGCGGCCATAGCACGGTGCTGCTGTGCGAGGTGTGCGGCCTGTCGCTCAAGTGCAGCGACTGCGATGTGTGCCTCACGCACCACCGCTCGCAGAACCGGGTGGTGTGCCACTACTGCGGGCTGGCCATGCCGGTGCCGGACCGGTGCGGCGAGTGCACGGGCCCCATGCTCAAGCTGGGCATCGGCACGGAGAAGGTGGAAGCCGAGGTGCTGGAGCGCATCCCCACCGCGCGCGTGGCGCGGCTGGACCGGGACTCGGCCACCAGCGCGGAGCGGCTGACGGAGATGCTGGCCTCGTTCGCGCGCCGGGAAATCGACGTCCTGGTGGGCACGCAGATGGTGGCCAAGGGGCATGACTTCCCGGGCGTGACGCTGGTGTGCGTGGTCATGGCGGACACGTCGTTGGCCATTCCGGACTTCCGCGCGGCGGAGCGGACGTTCCACCTGCTCACCCAGGTGTCCGGGCGCGCGGGGCGGGGCAAGGACCCGGGGCGGGTGCTGGTGCAGACCTACAACCCGGACGCCGAGCCGGTGAAGCGCGTGCTGGCCCACGACTTCGACGGCTTCGCGAAGCAGGAACTGGAGTGGCGCAAGGCGCTGGCGTACCCGCCCTATTCGCGCATGGCGGCCGTCCGGCTGGAAGGCGAGCACCCCGAGCAGGTGGCCAGCGTGGCGCGGCACCTGGGGAACCTGGTGTCGAGGCACATGCCGCCCGCGTCGGCGGGGGTGCGCCTCTTGGGGCCGGCGCTGGCGCCCATCTCCCGTATCCGGGGGAAGACGCGGTGGCAGCTGCTCGTGAAGGGTCCGACACATGCGGCGCTCGCCCCGTTGCTTGGGAGGCTCGAGGCAGCCCTGGCGGACGTGCCCAACGGGGTGAAGGTCGTGATCGACGTGGATCCGGGGGCCATGCTGTAG
- a CDS encoding glycosyltransferase family 2 protein, which translates to MPLPVVTVLFPARNAEPTVARAMESLLAGTLRDILVLAVDDGSTDGTRAVLDGLAARDSRVEVLDGGGRGLVAALNLGLGTATSPYVARMDADDEALPRRLEASVAALEAEPHLAGVGTGVELFRDDQPVSPSFQAYAAWLNGLTSAERLYRERFIESPVCHPSVCLRREAVVAAGGWRHGDFPEDYALWLELLDRGHGMRNVGEVLLRWRDSSQRLTWTDPRYAVKRFTWTKARYLVRGRGPLADGRPCTVWGAGPSGKTLARLLRDEGATVERFVEVHPRKVGTRIQDTPVVSPDELGPPGRSHLLVCVGVRWAREEIRADLASRGWVEGRDFTCAA; encoded by the coding sequence ATGCCCCTCCCGGTTGTTACCGTCCTCTTCCCAGCAAGAAATGCGGAGCCCACCGTGGCCCGAGCCATGGAGAGCCTCCTGGCAGGCACCCTCCGGGACATCCTCGTCCTCGCGGTGGATGACGGCTCCACTGACGGTACGCGCGCCGTCCTGGACGGGCTCGCGGCCCGGGACTCACGGGTGGAGGTCCTGGACGGCGGGGGCCGGGGGCTGGTGGCGGCCCTGAACCTGGGGCTCGGCACGGCCACCTCGCCCTACGTGGCCCGGATGGACGCGGACGACGAGGCCCTGCCCCGCCGGCTGGAGGCGAGCGTCGCCGCCCTGGAGGCCGAGCCCCACCTCGCGGGCGTGGGCACGGGCGTGGAGCTGTTCCGGGACGACCAGCCGGTCAGCCCCTCGTTCCAGGCGTACGCCGCCTGGCTCAACGGCCTCACCTCCGCCGAGCGTCTCTACCGCGAGCGCTTCATCGAGAGCCCCGTGTGCCACCCGTCCGTGTGCCTGCGCCGCGAGGCCGTGGTGGCCGCGGGAGGCTGGCGCCACGGCGACTTCCCCGAGGACTACGCGCTGTGGCTGGAGCTCCTGGACCGGGGCCACGGAATGCGGAACGTCGGGGAGGTGCTGCTGCGCTGGCGGGACAGCAGCCAGCGACTGACGTGGACGGACCCGCGCTACGCGGTGAAGCGCTTCACCTGGACGAAGGCGCGCTACCTCGTGCGAGGCCGGGGGCCGCTCGCGGACGGGCGTCCCTGCACGGTGTGGGGCGCGGGCCCGAGCGGCAAGACGCTGGCGCGCCTCCTCCGGGACGAGGGCGCCACGGTGGAGCGCTTCGTGGAGGTCCACCCGCGCAAGGTGGGCACGCGCATCCAGGACACCCCCGTGGTGTCTCCCGACGAGCTGGGCCCACCCGGACGGAGCCACCTGCTGGTCTGCGTGGGCGTGCGCTGGGCGCGCGAGGAGATTCGCGCGGACCTGGCCTCGCGAGGCTGGGTGGAGGGCCGGGACTTCACCTGCGCGGCGTGA